The following is a genomic window from Rutidosis leptorrhynchoides isolate AG116_Rl617_1_P2 chromosome 8, CSIRO_AGI_Rlap_v1, whole genome shotgun sequence.
GCCCATGAATATTACACTTGTTATACTTGTTTTGGATGATAGAATGAAAGAACCTCGTATTTTCATCTCCATCGATAGCCTAGCGGATTCAGGCCTCTTGTTTCATCATACTCCTTTTCATTTTTTCCTTTGCTAACCACTTTTTCCTATTATATCTCCACGATTCAAGCTCGTTAGGTTCTAAATTTACTGTTTCTGCTTTGAGTTCCAAATTCAGTGCTACCTTTTTGAATTCTTTGATCTCATCATCCAGTTTCCCGAAGACTTGCTTACTACATGATTTAATGGCTGCTTTTACAGCCTTTAATTTATTGAGAAAGACCCGATCTTTTCCGTCCCCTGTATTGTTCGCTTCATTCAAATCACCTTTGAATATTTGTTCGAACCCGAGGTCATCCATCCACGCATCAAAAATCTGACAAGGTTTTGGTCCAAATTTCTTTCATCATCTTTTAGGAGTTGTGGTCAGTAGTCAGACGTAAGTCTATCCAAGGCCAATACAGATATGTTACCCCATATTTCACACACTTTTTTCAAAATGAGGTAATGATATAATTTGCTAAATTTAATACCGTCATCACCAACACGAGTGAACATTCTTCCTCCAATTGAGATATCAATTAGGTTGTTAGCTTGGATGAGTATATTAAATTTCCTCACCCGGCTTTCAACAAAAACACAATTACCGATACATTATGTACCTCATTAAAGTCACCACATAACACCATGCCTCATCTTAATTGTTCTCACACATGCTTGTCAACGAAACTCAAAGTAATTGCTTCTTATTATACTTGTGAGGTCCATATACATTAACAATGTTCAACTTATCTCGTCCTTTTCCACTTCCCTCTTATACCGATGACACAATCAAAAGTAATGACATCCTAGGCTTCGAACAAATTGGTATCCCATATTAGGAGTTGACCACCCGATTTTCCAACCATTTTCTTTTAAAGAAAATTACAGTCATTCGATCCCCACAAAGATTGGATCTACGAATTGTTGACAAGATGTAATTTTGTCTCTTGAAGTGGAAGGTTAACTTTTCTTTAAAGATCATCTTTTTAATAGACCCGAATTTACTGTCAATCCTGAACCCAGACCCTCtaataatatatgttataatattcATGATGAAACTAAATAAACGAAGGATTTGGGTTGCTTACTGCATATTTGGATTCTTTTGCCATTTTAACTGTAAACAGCATCCATATTCATAAACCCCTTCCGTGTTTAAAGAATTCACGGAACATGAGTACGCATTATTTTGATTTAAGTTCTTCGAATTTGAACAGTTGCTTTCATGCAGACGAAGTACATGTAGATCGCAGAGCTTGGTTTTTAGGCCTTCCTTTTCTTGCAACATTTTTAAATTCATCATACGGGACGATGATTATCTTCGGATGTTTAACCAACAATGATCAAGCATAGAGTAATcaggtcgggttcggtccatgcttgacatcaatgaagggggatttaagggtcaattgagtttaactctccggtccgtaataccgtgaataaccccttgcgagatgaggatctcaacaggggtggttaaacatagacccaccatcggcgggtagtccgGTCAACGATGGCTCGCGCTGAGAATAGGGTTTATGTTCACAGAACGTTACCTGTAGATCAAGAGTTTCTAGTGAAATTCTATGAGTCTGGTAGCGCGGGTAAGGAAGGCGCTATGTAGATAGCGCGATTGGTTCGTACATGCATACtaaaaatagtatgtgtgtaaGTTCTCCAAGAACAGATGCCTTGCTttgtgattcgagtccgttatttatagctacagtgcCGTGTGCTTATTGGAGCTACGTGTTCCACATTTCTTTCTTATCGGTACTGCCTGGCCATTCAGGGGAGGGGACCAGCGAAGAGTACCGTTGCTTTCTGCTGACTGTCGGTTATTTTGCAGAGATTGTGGCAAGTACGAGACATGTCATCCTCATCTAGCGCGCTACTCTAGCCTATCGCACATTTACTTGCGCCTGGAGTGCTAGAGCGCGAGGTCTGTGCACAtatggtgcaagtgtgatgcgcaacaTGAGCCactcgggtatgcgtatcattaagtccccccagttcgatattaTGCGCAAGCATTACGCATGGTGTCGAACTCAAATACTACTAACTTCATAACAGGTGTGACGTGATAACCATCACGTCACCTGTTTCGTTGCATTAAATCTATCCTTCTTTGCTGTACACGTTCTGACACGTGTACTGTCAAGATCATTTACCAACGTCCGTTCTCCTTCTATAAATAGAGCTTTCCACATTCATTTTTCACTTTCTTCACTTCTATTGTTTAGCATGGCTCATTGCGCTGATTCATCCAATGTTGGTTCCATTCCTTCATCCATCTCTCCTGAATATGTAGTGTACCTCGCGACGCGCTATCCTCCCATGAGGGCATTGTCGCCCATTGTTCCTGGTCACTCAGACCGAGCCAACCGCTCTCCTGGTATTCTGCCCACGAATTTCTTCATGCGCGTACTTTCTCACTTCAACATAGGTATGGGTCAGCTGGATCCAGATAGCGCTTGTCGCCTCATTGTATTCCAGATGTGGTGTAAGGTGCATGATTTTATTCCTACGGTGAATTtgttcaagaatatattttcttttgAACGGCTTGATACTAATTGGTTCTATTTCCGTGACAACGTCCGCTTTACCAGTGAATCACTGAAGGAGAGTCCACTGGACTGGAAAGAGCGCTACTTTTTCGTGGATGATACCTTCATTCCCCTAGAGTTCTCAAATGTGGGTTCTTGGCAATATGGTTTTGACGGGAGCTTAAATATGACGCCACCTTTAAGCTCAAGCGAAAGGTCAATGTTAGACAAATGTGTAGGTCGCGCAATTCCCTTACGTGTGTATAGCAACAACGTGCTGTATGCTGGGGGGATATCCAAGCATTGGCTAGATCCCAACTACTATCCTCACTTCAGTCGCCACTTGCAAGGTATGTAGATCTTTTTTACCTTCTTCTCTTCTTCCTTCCTTAATGCTTCTATGCTATGTTGACAGCAATTCACTTTTCCGAGTACCTTAAATTCTCTTCTTCCGCTTCTGTGGCGGTGGATCGCATGCCTTTGGGAAAATGTTTTTCGACTAAGCGCTCTGTCACCGCAACTTCTGCTTCTGGCTCCTCGcgcaggaagaagaagaaaaaggttaCGGTGCAATATGCTGATTTGCCTAAGCAATGTCCCCATGGGAAACTTGTTCCATCGCGCAGTGATGTGCCTGCTCCGAAGAAGCGCAAAAGATAAACCACTTCTTCTTCATCAAAGCACGCTCGTACTAGTATGTGCCGTGTTTCCTTTTGCTACTTATTTTGCTTGTCCGTCgacgttacttattattattattcttacgtAGATGATGGTCGCGGAAGTAACGCTGAGGGGGGTGTGAATAGACCTCGCCCATCCCCCATTAAGGTTGATAGTGATTCCTCCTTTGAAAAGCAACGCCCTAATTCGACGGGGTCTTCTAAGGGTAAGAATATTCAGAGTCCTGGGCCAAGTAATGAATCTTCCGGTAATGAATTCTCTATAATTAGGGACACCATAATGCGCCTCTGCGGCAAGCTTGATAATGCGCAGCAAGCCAATAAAAAGATACATGCATAGCTAGATTGTGCTAACCGCCAGAATAGTGACCACGGGGAAACTATTCACACTCTTAGGGCACAGTGCGTTGAATCGGAGCAGCGAGCGAAGTCGGCTGTTTATGAGTTGGAGGTGTTAAAGGCGGGTCTTCCCCGTATAATAGATCATGCTTTAAATAGTAATGCCGTAAATGACCACTCTGAGCGCGCATTGAAAGCTATACAGGATGTTGAGCATCTCCATTTTTGGGATATCGTGAAGGAGCATATTCAAGTGCCTACCGTCCTTCCCAAAGCTATCCGGGATTGTCTCATTCCTGGAGCGTGAAAAGCTGCTAGGGAGGCTTACAGAGCCTTGCCCCATATCTCTATTCCCCGGCTCGAGGAGTTGTCACGCAGTTCGCGAGTGACGACGCATGAATTAGTAGATTCCAATTTGTAGTTTTACTTTGTGATTTCATAATGCGTTATGACGAGTGTAACAGTTTGTAGTATGTGTATTTTTCGACTAATAGAAAATGTATTATTGTGATTTAACTGGTGATAAAACTACTGCTCATATTATTGATTTGTTATTGATAATCATCGTTATCTTGTACTCTTGGCGTGCCGTCGCTAATCTTTATGTGCGCTGATGTGCACTCAACGCACACTCTGATCGCTCATTCGTAGTCGCGTCTAAGAGTCTTCCAAATATTAGTTTGGGACTGTGGTCAAGCGCGACCAACGCTTTtttgtttatagtcatgacttacaGATCCCTAGATCTGGTCGGGTGGAACTAGGTCAACCCAATGACCGTCGCTCTCCAGTAAGTAGTCTAGTCTGTTGCCAAACAGACTTCTGCCGCGCAGGAGCTAGGAAAAGTcatcccttaagtaggcaggaacgcgCTAGTATTCTACTGTGCGTGTGCAGTTCAAATCATAGAGCTATTCAGCTCCGGGAGGTACATGAAATCATAACCGAAAATGACTTAATGCTTTAATATAATCGAAAAACGAGTTTACAATAATGCAGCATACGGTCGACCTACAAAGGCGCGTTGTTTAGTAATTACATGTAAGTCTAGAAAAAGTAGGTGAGTGATTAATTCTACTATTTTCTATATTACATATAGCGTTTTTTAAACGCGGTAGCATGCCAGTTCCGTTTGATTGGATTTCCCTTAAGCTCTGCTAGTTTGTAAGTTCCAGTGTTACTGATCCCAATGACCTTGTAAGGTCCTTCCCAGTTTGGCCCTAACTTCCAAGTGTTTTGGGCCCTGCTTTCTTGGTTGTCGCGCCATACAAGATCTCCCACCTTGTAAGTTCTTGCTCTTACACGCTTGTTGTAATATTTTGCAATGCGCTGTTTGTTGGCAACTTCCCGGATTGTTGCCATTTCCCTGCGCTCCTTCGCATAATTCAGATTCGTGCTCAACCTTTTGTCGTTTTCACCCTCGCTGTATGACAAGACTCTTTCTGTTGGAACAGTTATTTCCACCTGGATTACTGCCTCTGAACCGTATACCAAACTGAATGGTGTCTTTCCTGTGCTGTTCTTATGCGTTGTTCTGTGTTCCCATAAGACTTTTGGCAACTCATCTACCCATCCGGCTGCTCTTCATTCCCAATTTTGCTTTGATGGCGTGCACAATATCTATTCGTAACCTCACATTGACCATTAGCCTGAGGGTGCGTGACGGAGGTGAAGCGCTGTTTGATATTCAAATCTTGACACCAGCTACGGAAGGGGTTGCCTTCAAATTGTGTACCGTTGTAGCTAACAATTTCGTTCGGTACACCGAATCTGCATACAATGCTTTCTCAGAAAAAATCTCTGATCTGTTTGCTGGTGATGGTGCACAGTGGTTTTGCTTCCACCCATTTGGTGAAGAAGTCGATGGCAACTACTAGGTACTCAGCGTTCCCCACGCCCTTTGGGAAAGGTCCCACTATATCAATAGCCAATTTGCAGAAGGGCCACGGCAATGTGATAGGTATCATCGGGTGTTGTGGCGCCCTGCTAACGGGCGCGTGCAACTGACACTCTTGGCAAACTCTTATCCTTTCAGCTGTGTTGGCGTACATTCTAGGCCAACAATATCCTAATCGCTTAATCCTCTTGGTGACTATCCTCGACCCAGAATGTAACCCGCAAGATCCCTTATGAATCTCATCAATAATCATAGCGGCTTCTTTGGGTCCCACGCAGCGTAGGGATGCGCCTAGGTAAGATTTTTGATATAGAAGTTCCCCTTGTAGTTCGTAATTCGGCACTTTCACCCTGATCTTCATTGCTTCCTTCTCACCTTCGGGCAAAGACCTAGTTCGCAGGAATTCTATGATGTCTGTCATCCAagttgcttcttcttcttcttcaacggaCGCAATTGTGGTCTCTGGTTCTATGGATTTCTTGAAGACTTGCTCCACTAGTATCTTCTATTCCAGATGGTTGAAGGTGAGGGCCGCCAGCTTACTGAGTACATCCGCCTGCTTGTTCTGACTCCTAGGGATTTGACTGATCCTGAAGTCAATAAATGTATCAGCTAGAGAGTAGACCAGAGCCAGGTATGATTGCATAGATTTGTCATTGGCGTCAAATGTGCCTTTTATTAGATTGGCGAATAGCTGTGAATCCACATAGGCTTGCAGTTTCTTTACTCCTAACTCTCGGGCTATACGCATCCCCGCTAATAGCGCTTCGTACTCTGTCTCGTTGTTTGTTACCTTAAAGTTGAACCATAGCACGTATGTATGCTCTTCCTGATGCGGACCTGTGAGGATTAAACCTGCGCCAGCACCTTCAGAGCTTGTCGCGCCGTCGGTATAGAGCTCCCATAATTCGGGAGGAGGTGCGGGAAGTTGCACAGGGTCACATATTGCCGGTATATTAGCGGCTGTTTCGGCCAAATAATCGGCCATCACCTGCCCCTTGATAGCGTTTCTAGCGCAGTACATAATTTCATGTTCGCCCAACTCTATCACATTTGGTCAGTCTACCCGATATCTCTGGTTTGTAGAGCAGTTGTCGAATAGGTTGGTCAGTGAGTACCGTAATCGGATGCGCTTGGAAGTACCTTCGTAAACGACGGGAAGTAATGACAAGCGCGTATACGAGTTTTTCTATGGGGAGATAGTTCAACTCGCTTCCTGATAACGCTTTGCTGACGAAGTATATTGGCATTTGGGCATCCCCCTGTTCGGCGACTAAGACGGAGCTAACGGCTTCCTTAGATACCGCAAGGTAAAGTATCAAGGTTTCACCTGCAATTGGCGCTGTTAATGCGGGGAGATCTTTGAGGAGCGCATTCATCTCCTAGAATGCCTTTTCTGCCTTGTCTGTCTATTTGAAATCTGACTTTTTAGCGCAGTCTTTCAAGGTATGGAAGAACGGAAGCGATCTTTCAGCGGCCTTAGACAGGAATCGTGCCAATGCGGCCAATTTCCCATTGAGGCTCTGAACTTGTTTCTTTGTTTTGGGAGAGGGCATCTTCTCAATTGCTTCTATTTTCTTGGGGTTTGCCTTGATTCCGCGCGGAGTCACGATGTGCCCTAGGAAGTTCCCTTTTTCTTCTACAAAGCTACACTTGGCAGGTTTGAGCTTCATATCGATGCTCCTGAGAGTGTTAAATGTTTCTAGGATATCTGCTAACAGTTGCTCCTCAGTGTTGCTTTTGATGACGAGGTCATCGACATACGCCTCGAGGTTGCGCCCAATTTTCTCATCGAATGCCGTATCTATGGTGCGCTGATAAGTGGCGCCCGCGTTTTTCAGCCCAAAGGGCATTTTGGTGTAACAGTATTTCCCTTGGTCTGTGTGGAACGCGGTTTTCTCTTCATCTTCTTCCACCATTTGTATTTGGTGATACCCTTTGTAGGCGTCTAGAAAACACTTAAACCTGAAACCAGCGAGCGACTCAACTTTCCAGTCTATCACTGGCAGAGGATAATTGTCTTTGGGACAAGCTTTATTGATATCTTTAAAATCGATACAGAGCCGCCACGTTCCATCGGACTTGGCCACCAGTATGGGGTTAGCTACCCACGTCTGGTAGTTCACTTTGTGCAATATGTTAGCTTTTACCAGCTTATCCACTTCTCTGCGCAACCATTCACTTCTTTCGGGTGCCATTGGCCGCTTTTTTTGTTTGATAGGGGTCAGATTGATGCTGGCGTGGAGGTAATGTTGCGCGATCTCTCGCGGTACTCCAGTCATATCAGCATCACGCCAACAGAACACATCGGAATTGGAAATGAGGATATTCCTCAGCTTCTCTTTAGTTTCGTTTGTGAGGCTCCCCCTATCTTTACCTTCTGTTCTGGATACTCGGGATTAACTATACCCCACCACTCATTCATGCCTTTTTCTTCGGGAGTAGCACTTCTTTTGTCAGTAACAGATGCGCACAAGGTGTCCAACATCGTTGATTCGAGGGTGGCGACTCCTTGATCTGTAAGGAATATGACCATCCCGTGGATTGTGGATGGTATAGCACTGAATTTTGGAATCGAGGTTCTTCCTAGTATAGCGTTGTATCTAGAATACGAGCACATCACACAAAATTCTATGCCCTCAGTGCGCTTTTTTAATTTATCTTTGCTGTCTCTCAGCTCTAGCTTCAAATCCAAAATTCCAATGGGTCATGCTGATTCTCCTGAAATCCAGATAAGGCCGTAGTTGGAGGCTTGATGGTCGCCTCACTGTTGTGGGTAACTGTAGGAAGCAATGCTCGTACATGATGTCGACACTACTGCCATTGTCCATATGAAGGTGCTTTACGCCATGACCTGAATCGAGCAGATATCTCTGCACTATAATGGGCGCACAGGAAGTGTTGAACATCTGGATGGCGGGGAATGATATCTCTGCCATCCCCGAGCTTCCGCCAGCGTCAGCTTTCGCTTAGTTTCGACAGTTGGTCACTGAATGTACTTATCTTTTCGCAACAGGTGCCTGTATAGAAAAAAATAAATGAGTAGTGAACATATagaaaaaagatcaaatcaaaaccttttaacttgtgtgtcccatggatggcgccaaatgatcaagcatagagtAACCGAGTCGGGTTCGGTCTATGCTTGACATCAATGAAGggagatttaagggtcaattgagtttaactctccggtccagaATACagtgaataaccccttgcgagatgaggatctcaacaggggtggttaaacatagacccaccatcagCGGGTAGTCCGGTCAGCGATGGCTCGCGCTGAGAATAGGGTATATGTTCACAGAACATTACCTGTGTATCAAGAGTTTCTAGTGAAATGCTgtgagtccggtagcgcgggtaaggAAGGCGCTATGTAGATAGCGCGAGTGGTTCGTACGTGGATACTGAAAATACTATGTGTGTAAGTTCTCCAAGAACAGATGCCTTGCTttgtgattcgagtccgttatttatagctacaATGTCGTTTGCTTATTGGAGCTACGTGTTCCACGTTGCTTTTTGTCGGTACTGCCTGGCCATTCAGGGGAGGGGACCAGGGAACAGTACCATTGCTTTCTGATGACTATCGGTTCTTTTGCAGAGATCGTGGCAAGTACGAGACACGTCATTTTCATTTAGCGCTCTACTATAGCCTAGCGCACATTTACTTGCGCCTGGAGTGCTAGAGCGCGAGGTCTGTGTACAtatggtgcaagtgtgatgcgcaacaTGAACCAATCGAGTATGCGTATCATTAAACAACATTCCTTTTTTTATTTGTCTTCGGTTTCAAACCTTTAGGGTCGGATGATTTATTTCTGCACCGAGAATTTTTAGAGTTCGATTTGGGCCCCTTATTGTTGATCGGTGTGTTACAAGGCCCATTTGCCTCCTTATTGACCTCCTCGACTATTAAAGTATTAGCCTTATTTCTTGATGGGCTTAAGGAGGGGTTCAACCTCTTGAAAATGAGTCGAGAGTCCAGTATCTGCATGACTCTCAAGATTATCGTGCCCAAAGTTCTTTCGTTAATGACTAATATGATCGAAAcgaacggttttatttatgcgatgtcgttaggtcacaATACGTCAGAGTCAGCTATCTAGAAGGAGaatagtggtttattatttatattttgcggggcctaaatttacttttaacttttgaaggtagaaggtgtaagttaacctagggtcatacttttgaatggtttaactaattgaagatcaagtggataattgtctttggttaaattacctagatagaagataatagttggttttaagctaataattctaattgcggaaaagtaaagGTGATGGAGGGATATCCGGAGTATTTAGATCAGGGAGATGCTACCAAtatattagtttgggctagggtaaggtaattatgtttattttAAACCTATGATTAGAACGGtacagatctggttggatgagccaattacacagaactACTTATCTCTAAACTCCCGGAgatctcgttgagtagtgaaaagtatgtcacttggtcgtataattgaaaggtaacaataccttggaggttatccttggtaaagcactaggtttattagtaagttgagctctaatcctaaccctcgttatcagtttggataATTGATAACAACATGCcgtgttgagtgaacactg
Proteins encoded in this region:
- the LOC139864120 gene encoding uncharacterized protein, which produces MTDIIEFLRTRSLPEGEKEAMKIRVKVPNYELQGELLYQKSYLGASLRCVGPKEAAMIIDEIHKGSCGLHSGSRIVTKRIKRLGYCWPRMYANTAERIRVCQECQLHAPVSRAPQHPMIPITLPWPFCKLAIDIVGPFPKGVGNAEYLVVAIDFFTKWVEAKPLAAGWVDELPKVLWEHRTTHKNSTGKTPFSLVYGSEAVIQVEITVPTERVLSYSEGENDKRLSTNLNYAKERREMATIREVANKQRIAKYYNKRVRARTYKVGDLVWRDNQESRAQNTWKLGPNWEGPYKVIGISNTGTYKLAELKGNPIKRNWHATAFKKRYM
- the LOC139864121 gene encoding uncharacterized protein, whose protein sequence is MYCARNAIKGQVMADYLAETAANIPAICDPVQLPAPPPELWELYTDGATSSEGAGAGLILTGPHQEEHTYVLWFNFKVTNNETEYEALLAGMRIARELGVKKLQAYVDSQLFANLIKGTFDANDKSMQSYLALVYSLADTFIDFRISQIPRSQNKQADVLSKLAALTFNHLE